The Streptosporangium album genome segment CAGTCGTCGGACACTCCCCGGGTCACGACCGACACGATCGTGGGCCTGCCCTGGGGGGAGAGTTCCAGGCAGAACTTCGCCCAGTGCTCCTCGTCCGCGTGCAGCAGCAGGACACCGGCGTCGTAGGTGGAGGCCAGGTCGAGCCGGATCCGCGCGCTCAGCGTGAAGTCGCCGTCGAACCGGCCGACCAGAGCGGGGGCGTTGGCGAAGCGGTCGGGACCGCCGGGGTCGGTGAACAGGTCGGTCCGGGGACCGGCGTCGATGGTGAGCGTGTCCCCACCGGTGACCTTCCAGTCCACCGGCTGGTTCAACCAGTGCAGCCGCGCCGGGACGGCGGGCAGTGTGAGCGGCTCCGTCACGGTTCTCGCACTCCTTGGCATCGCAGAGCAGTCCCCGCCACCGCGCACGATACCCCTTCCCTGATCGTCTGTGGAGTCAGGGGAAGGGGTTGCGGACGGGGCCGGGCTGGACCGTGCTCAGGGGGCGGTTGGTGCCGCCGGTAGCGGCGCGAACAGGTCGACGCCGTTGCCGTCCGGGTCGCGCACCAGGGCGTAACGCTGCCCCCAGACCGCGTCCCAGGGGGACCTGTGCCCCTCGTAGCCGGCCTGGACGAGGTCGGTATAGATCCGGTCCACCTCGGCTGGCTCGTCGCAGGCGAACGCCAGGCTGATCCGAGCACTCCCGTGGGGCGGAGCCCATTCCGGGTCGAAGGAGCGGATGGTTTCGGTGCTGTCCCAGGCGAGCCGCAGCCCACCGGGAAGGGACACTTCGACATGCGGCTCGTTGTCCGCCGCCGGGGGGATGTCCAGCCCGAGACGGCGGTAGAAGGTCAACGACTTGCTCATGTCGGCCACGACGAGGCCGATCAGGTTGAATGAAGATGCCATGCCCGTCACGGTAGGAGCCCGGTGGCCAGGTCGTCTTGAAGGGATCGGACGCGTCCGCGCCCGTGCCACGCCGGGGACGGGATGACCGGGTGTGATCCGCCCTGGGCGGCGGCGAAGTCCGATTCGACCGGCTCATCGACCTCTCTTGGAAGACCCGCGACGTCGGCGGTCCCCTCAAGCCCCGGAGGGCGCGCCCAAAGAAAGGCGCCGAGCGGAAATCCCTCGAATTGCCTCCGGCGATTGACGTCACCGCCTTCTTCCAGCTCCGCGCCCGCATCGCCGGTGACGTCGTGCAGAAGTTCGTGACGTACCAGCTGCGCCTGGTGATCATGGATGATATATCCCGACATATGGCGGAAAGTTCAGCCTTGCGGGACTTCGTATCCGAGACGAACAGGGGCGATCACGTCTGGTTCCTGTCCAGCGTGGAGGAGCTCGGCGATCGCCTGATCCAGCGTCACGGCGCCTGACCCTCTACCTGTACGGCCGTGTGCCCGAGTGGCCCAGGGAACCGCCTGCAAAGCGGTGTATGCCGGTTCGATTCCGGTCACGGCCTCTTATTCGGAAAGCATTCGGAGGGCGGCGGTGACGGCCTGGTGCAGGGTGGTGGCGGGACGGCGGAGCACTCGCTGCAGGTCGGTGGTCTGGGCCTCCAGCGCACCGGCGCGGACCTGACCGTTGAGCCAGCGCAGGGCGCCGCTCGCCTCGTCGGGTGTCTCGCGGTAGGTCACCGGGGTGCCGCAGACCTCGGTGAGGGTCCGGGCGAGCTGCGGGTAGGTCCACAGTGCGCCGGTGAAGTCGTAGCCGCGGCCCAGGTGTCCCTCGCCGGTCAGCACGTTCGCGGCGGCCTCGGCCAGGTCGGCCCGTGACGCGGTGTTGAGACCGCGCCCGCCGGTGGCGTCGGTCAGCTCGCCGGAGGCGACGGCGGCTCGCAGGCCCGGATTGAGGAACGCCTCGCTGTAGTAGGGGTGGCGCAGCATCGTGTACGGCAGGCCGGTGTCGAGGATGGCCTTCTCGGTGGCGCCCGTGCCATCGGTGCCGGCGCCCAGGAAGCTGGTGTAGGCGATGGCGCCGACGCCGGCGATCCGGGCCGCGTCGACGGCGGCCTGATGGTGGGAGACGCGGCGGGCGGGGTCCAGCTCGGGGGAGGAGATCAGCAGTAGCCGCCTGGCGTCGTCGAAGGCCTCTCGCAGGCTCGCCGGGTCGTCGTAGTCGCCGTGGCGCACCTGGACGCCGCGGGCCCTCAGGTCGGCGGCGGCGCCGGGGACGCGCACTGCGGCGGCGACGTCACCGGCGGGCACCCGGGTCAGCAGCCGGTCGATGACCAGGCGGCCGAGCGTGCCGGAAGCGGCGGAAACAACGATCATGTGGAACTCCGGTGGTCGTGCGGGAGGCGACCGAACCTATCCGGGCGACGGGCGCCGCGGGAAATGGTTTTTCCTCCTGAGGCGGCGGCCCCCGGCGCTGACGTGACCGTCTGTGTCTCGCGCCAGGAGCGGGTGGCCTGAGGCCCTACCACCTCTCCCAGTGCAGGACCTCCTCGCGGGGGATCCGGTGGGCGGGCTTGAAGTCGGTCCCGATGGTGAAGGCCAGGGGGATGAACGCGGCGAGCATGACCTCCTCGTACGGCACGCCCAACACCGTGGCCAGTTCGCGTTCCAGCGGGCCCTGTGCCGTCGTCCAGACGGTGCCCAGCCCACGGGCGCGGGCGGCGAGCATGAAGTTCCACACCGCAGGCAGGATCGATCCCCAGGTCATGGACTGGTCGAGCACGGATGCCCGGTCGGTGCGACCCTCCACTGCGGGGATGACGAACGCGGGGACGCGGTGGATGTTGTCGTAGAGGTGCTGCAGGCCCTGGGAGATCCGTTCCATGGAGCCGGGGTGGGCGTACATGCGGTGCAGGTCGCGCCCGTTCGGCGGCCGTCCACCGCCGGTGGCCAGTGCGCGGCGGAAGATGTCGGCCACGGCCAGTCGCCGGGCCTGGTCGGTGACGACCAGGAAGTGCCAGCGCTGCCGGTTGCGGCCGGTCGGTGCCTGGGTCGCCAGGCCCACGCACTCTTCGATGAGCTCGCGCGGGACGGGGCGGGTGAGGTCGAGACGCCTGCGCACCGCGCGTGTGGTGGACAGCAGTTCGTCGGGGGGCAGGTCCAGGGTCATGACGGGTTCCTTGAGGCCGGGACGGGTTCGGTGTCGGGAGTGGGGCGCACCGCGACCACTCTCCATCTGATATCAGACAATCTGCGAACAGATGGTTTTGGCCGTATGACTCCCAATCATCTTCTGTCAAACAATTGATTTTGAGATGGTTGGTGTAGGCTGGCTCTGCCGAGAGAAGAGGGGATCGATGTCGTCCAGGACCGTCGACCGTGCCAAGCCGACCTATTTTCCGCAGCTTGCGGCCGAACGGCTGGACATCGCGTTGTGCCGGGCTTCGGCTTCCGTCGCGCGCGCCGCCGACGCCCACGTCGGCGGACACGGGCTCGGTATCGGCCAGCATCTGGTGCTGAAAATGCTCGCCGCCGTCGGCCCCTGCTCCCAGCAGACGCTCAGCGAGGAATTGCGCATTGATCGCAGCGTCATGGTCGGCGTCTGTGACGATCTGGAACGGGCGGGCTACGCACGCCGGGAACGCAATCCTCGTGACAGGCGCTCCTACGCCGTCACCGTCACCGACTCCGGCCGCCAACGGCTCCTTGAGGCTGAGGCGTCAGTCCCGGGATTCCTCGACGACACCTTCCAGAACCTCACCCACGAGGAGCGTGACCAACTCGCGGGGCTCCTCGGCAGACTTCTGGGCCTCGGTCTCTGAACGGTGTCCATCGGTGGACACAGAAGGATGGACCGCCTTGTAGGCGGACCGACCACCAGCCGAACCGCGCGATTCGTCTTGCCCGTGCGGGTGCGTGCTCTGGAAAGCCGCTGAAAATCTTGCTGGTGGAGGGGTGTCTCGGGGCCGGGATGCCCCTCATCGCTATGCGCTGGAAGGGCTGATCACCCAGGTGCCGTTGGTGCGGGTCAGTCCGAGGCTGATCAGGGTGCGGAGGTTGAGGGCGGCGGCGCGGGTGTGGAGCCAGGCGTCGTTCTTGATGGCGCCGATGTAGCGCAGGCGGCGGTTGCCGCGGGCCACGATCCAGGCGACGCCGCGTTCGACCGGTGGCCGCCAGCGCCGGTAGTCGGCTCGCCAGGCCGCATCGGTGACGGCCTGACGGCGGGCGGCGGCCATCAGGTCGTGGTGCGGGCGGATGGTCAGGATGCGGCCGGCCTTGGCCGTGGTGCATCGCTCACGCAGCGGGCAGCACGCGCACCTGTCACCGAAGAAGGCCTTGCGCTGATGATGCTGCCCGCTGGGAGGCGACAACGCGACGGTGTGTTGCGCGGGGCAGGTCACGGTGCCGGCGGTGGTGTCGATGGCGAAGTCGTCCAGGGTGAACCCGCCGGGGATGGCCGGTCGCAGCGGGGCGGGCTTGATCACCAGCCGGTGTCCGGCCTGATGCAGGCGGTGCCGCGCGTCGCCGGTGTCGTAGGCGGTATCGGCGAACAGTTGCACCGGTGCCTGCTCGCCGGTCAGCAGGTCGGCGGCGACGGCGGCCTCGTGGTGGGCCGGCCCGGATCCGGGCCGCAGGGTGACAGCGGTGAACAGGCCGGTCTCGGGCTCGATGGCCAGGTGCGCCTTGAAGCCGTCCTGGCGGTGGGTGCGGGTCTTGTGCATGCCGGGATTCGGGATCGACGCATGAGATCATCCGGTCGGGGGCGGTGCGCCAGCGCCCATCGGTGCCGTCGGAGCCCTCGGCCGGCTCCACATCCTGGTAGGCGACCAGGGCGAGCAGGCCGAGGGCGCCTGCGGCCTTGTCCCCGAGCGCCTGCTCCGGCAGATTCGCCGGCAGAGCGATCGCATCGGTCACCAGCGCGTCCACCAGGCCGGCGCGGGCCTGCTCGTCGTTTTAGGCGATGCGCGGCTTGCCCGCATCGCTGTAGTCGCAGGCGGTGCACTGGGTGGCGGCGACCGGTGCGGCGTCGTACAAGCCCAGCCCGCAGGCGGCCTTCCACCGCAGGTCGTAGCGCAACTCCTGGACCGCGTCGAAGTCCGAGACCCCATACAGCGTCTGCAACACCACCGCCGCGGCCGGCACCTGCGGCGGCATGCTCGGCCGCCCGTTCGGGGAGGGATACATGTCGGTGAACATCGCGGCCGGAAACAACGCCTCGCGATGCTCGGCCAAGAACGCGAACACGCTGCCATCGGGGATCAGCTTCCGGCAGATGGCCCACACATCCGGCCCGACCGGCTCTCCAACCCACTCACCTTGCATAACAACCAGTCTGACCCCGCCACCATTTCGAGGCGAAGCCAGACCCCAACATCTTCAGTGCGTTTCTAGAGGTTTCGGCTCCACAGGCGCGCGTCCGCGCAGACGCGGATCTCGACGACCTCGCTGATGTGCCGCCCCCCGCACCGATCCCCGGGCACCACCAGGTGTGGCCCGCGCGCGTCGAGGTCGTCGCCGTCCATCTGGACGCCCACCAGCACCGGGACATCGCCGAACTCCGGGTCGATCTCCCCCCACGACAACACCGCGTGGTGGCCGTCGCGCCCCAGCACCGACACCAAAAACCGCAGCCTGTCCTTGCGCTCGGACGCGTCGAAGACCGGCCCGGCCGCGCGGGCCACATCCACCAGCAGCGGACCGGCGAACCGGTGGTGACGCATTCCCGACGTGCGACAGGCGAAGCCGACCTCCACCGTCCGCTGCGGCAAGGCCCGCAGGTCCGCCATGCTCAACAGCCCCGGAAGGCACAGGTCGCCCGACAGACGCAGCCGCCCATCGGCGGAGACACGATCGGGGACGTCGATCGACGTGGGCCGCATCAGCCCTCCCTCGCCCTTGATCAGGTCACGGGCATGAACCTTTACCGCAGCATTCCCGCTCCATGCCCCAGTCACACGCATACGCGAGGTTTAGGCCACAAAAATATGGCAGACACGAGAGCTTTTCTGGAATTCTCCTCGCATTCGCATTCGCATTCGCATTCGCATTCGCATTCGCATTCGCAGGTGAACATGCGGTCGTCGATCGTCCGAGTGCGCGGGGCGTCATGGCGGGCCAGGAGCGCCTCGATGATGGACGTCATGGGGTGCTGCTCCCAGGGGTTCCGGTTGCGGTGGGCTCGTGCGGGCCCTGGAGGAAGCACGTGTGCCCGCCATCGCATGAGTGAGCGTGTGCGCCCCGGCCGGGCTGGAAAGCGTAGCCGTCGCTTGTCTGCGGTCAAGTCCCCGTGGCCGCCGACAGGGTGAGGCGCCGTGAGGGACTCGACCGCAGGCGCCGCTGACGGCTGACCCGGGCCTCGGGCGGGGTGGGCAGCGAAGCGGGGAGCAGGATAGGGAAGGTCGTCCGCACCTGGGACGGTCGCCGGCCGATCGGGGAGCGGCTGTGAAGAACACCCCTGAGATCGCGCGTTGTGCGCGGAGAACTCGCGGCCAGTCCGGGTGATGGCCTGACCGGCTACCGCTTCAGCCAGAACTTGATCACTGCCGCTGGTGGGGGGGACCTGCTCGTAGGGGGTGATGGCTGTGGCGATGGCCTCGGCGAGTTCGTCGACGGTCGTCACGACATAGCTGGGCGGGGTGATCCAGATTCGTGGAGCGGTGTCGGGGTCGGCGATGGACTCGGTCCACGCCTTCGGGACCACGCCCTCGATCGGCACGTGCTCGGTGGGCGCGTAGAACCGGTCTGCAGGATCGACCTCCGGCAGCGCCGCCGGGCCGCCGGAGTCCCGGCCGGTCCGGCCGACGGCGGTGTAGCGGGCCAGCAGGTCGATCGCGTCCATGACCGGGCGGTAGGCCGTGTTGTTGCACTTGAACTCCAAGGCGGACAACAGCGGGGCCAGCATCCGCCGGTAGTGGTGGGAGTAGGAGCCGCGCAACCGGTAGCGCACCCGCTCGGCGATGACCCGCTCGGTGGCCATCAGCTCCTTGGCCAGCGTCCGCAGCGTCTTCTCCCCGCCTG includes the following:
- a CDS encoding DUF1349 domain-containing protein encodes the protein MTEPLTLPAVPARLHWLNQPVDWKVTGGDTLTIDAGPRTDLFTDPGGPDRFANAPALVGRFDGDFTLSARIRLDLASTYDAGVLLLHADEEHWAKFCLELSPQGRPTIVSVVTRGVSDDCNSFPADGEDIRLRVSRIGTAFAFHASTGDGFWHLIRYFALDGDPEVGFLAQSPLGDGCTVVFEEIRHSAERLADVRNGE
- a CDS encoding VOC family protein — protein: MASSFNLIGLVVADMSKSLTFYRRLGLDIPPAADNEPHVEVSLPGGLRLAWDSTETIRSFDPEWAPPHGSARISLAFACDEPAEVDRIYTDLVQAGYEGHRSPWDAVWGQRYALVRDPDGNGVDLFAPLPAAPTAP
- a CDS encoding DUF4180 domain-containing protein produces the protein MPPAIDVTAFFQLRARIAGDVVQKFVTYQLRLVIMDDISRHMAESSALRDFVSETNRGDHVWFLSSVEELGDRLIQRHGA
- a CDS encoding NAD(P)H-binding protein; its protein translation is MIVVSAASGTLGRLVIDRLLTRVPAGDVAAAVRVPGAAADLRARGVQVRHGDYDDPASLREAFDDARRLLLISSPELDPARRVSHHQAAVDAARIAGVGAIAYTSFLGAGTDGTGATEKAILDTGLPYTMLRHPYYSEAFLNPGLRAAVASGELTDATGGRGLNTASRADLAEAAANVLTGEGHLGRGYDFTGALWTYPQLARTLTEVCGTPVTYRETPDEASGALRWLNGQVRAGALEAQTTDLQRVLRRPATTLHQAVTAALRMLSE
- a CDS encoding nitroreductase family protein, producing MTLDLPPDELLSTTRAVRRRLDLTRPVPRELIEECVGLATQAPTGRNRQRWHFLVVTDQARRLAVADIFRRALATGGGRPPNGRDLHRMYAHPGSMERISQGLQHLYDNIHRVPAFVIPAVEGRTDRASVLDQSMTWGSILPAVWNFMLAARARGLGTVWTTAQGPLERELATVLGVPYEEVMLAAFIPLAFTIGTDFKPAHRIPREEVLHWERW
- a CDS encoding MarR family winged helix-turn-helix transcriptional regulator; translated protein: MSSRTVDRAKPTYFPQLAAERLDIALCRASASVARAADAHVGGHGLGIGQHLVLKMLAAVGPCSQQTLSEELRIDRSVMVGVCDDLERAGYARRERNPRDRRSYAVTVTDSGRQRLLEAEASVPGFLDDTFQNLTHEERDQLAGLLGRLLGLGL